One genomic window of Luteitalea pratensis includes the following:
- a CDS encoding sensor histidine kinase, translated as MSYADLIEQLAQHKTLGAAPREELAWLAAHGTLRHLDEGEVLTHKGAVVEGLYAVLTGHIAIFVDRGAGRHKVMEWRAGDVTGILPYSRMTSPPGDTVAQEACEVLALPRDLLTEMIRECHQATSILVHKMIDRARHFTSNDLHDEKMASLGKLSAGLAHELNNPAAAIARSAVLLENRLEEAERATRVLGASRLTDVQIEAIDMVRSSCGMLASMGVLSPIQRVEREEAIADWLDDHGLDAGSGLALADTGVTIEALDRIAASVDGPALDAVLHWAAAGCSVRELASEIQDAAMRISGLVQAIKGFTHMDQATVAEPVDLASSLGNTVTILRSKARARSIAVAIDVEPDLPAVRGFVGELNQVWANLIDNALDAVGEGGRVDVNVRRQRQRVTVSIVDNGPGIPPEIRARMFDPFFTTKPVGKGTGLGLDIVRRLLTHNDAEIDVESVPGRTEFCVALPLAETGTIESRS; from the coding sequence GTGTCATACGCCGACCTGATCGAACAACTGGCCCAACACAAGACCCTCGGGGCCGCGCCACGCGAAGAACTTGCGTGGCTCGCCGCGCACGGCACGTTGCGTCATCTCGACGAAGGTGAAGTCCTGACCCACAAGGGCGCCGTGGTCGAGGGCCTCTACGCAGTCCTGACCGGGCACATCGCCATCTTCGTGGACCGCGGCGCGGGCCGGCACAAGGTCATGGAGTGGCGGGCTGGCGACGTCACCGGCATACTCCCGTACTCCCGGATGACCAGCCCGCCCGGCGACACCGTCGCGCAGGAGGCCTGCGAGGTCCTGGCGCTGCCTCGCGACCTGCTGACCGAGATGATTCGCGAGTGCCACCAGGCGACGTCGATTCTCGTGCACAAGATGATCGACCGCGCGCGGCACTTCACGTCCAACGACCTGCACGACGAGAAGATGGCGTCGCTCGGCAAGCTCTCGGCCGGCCTCGCCCACGAGCTCAACAACCCGGCGGCGGCGATCGCGCGCAGTGCCGTGCTGCTCGAAAACCGGCTGGAGGAGGCCGAACGCGCCACGCGCGTGCTGGGTGCGTCCAGGCTCACCGACGTTCAAATCGAGGCCATCGACATGGTCCGGTCCTCGTGCGGCATGTTGGCCTCGATGGGCGTGTTGTCGCCAATCCAGCGGGTCGAGCGCGAGGAGGCGATTGCCGACTGGCTCGATGACCACGGCCTCGACGCCGGCAGCGGCCTGGCGCTGGCCGATACCGGCGTGACGATCGAGGCACTCGACCGGATCGCCGCGTCGGTGGACGGGCCTGCCCTCGACGCGGTCCTCCACTGGGCGGCCGCGGGCTGCTCGGTGCGCGAACTCGCCTCGGAGATCCAGGACGCCGCGATGCGCATCTCGGGCCTGGTCCAGGCCATCAAGGGCTTCACGCACATGGATCAGGCCACCGTGGCCGAGCCCGTGGACCTGGCGTCCTCTCTAGGCAACACCGTCACCATCCTCAGGTCGAAGGCGCGCGCCAGGTCGATTGCGGTAGCCATCGACGTGGAGCCCGACCTGCCGGCAGTTCGCGGGTTCGTGGGCGAACTGAACCAGGTCTGGGCAAACCTGATCGACAACGCACTCGACGCCGTGGGCGAGGGTGGTCGTGTGGACGTGAACGTGAGGCGTCAGCGTCAGCGCGTCACGGTCTCCATCGTCGACAACGGTCCCGGCATCCCGCCCGAGATACGTGCCCGCATGTTCGACCCGTTCTTCACCACCAAGCCCGTGGGAAAGGGCACCGGTCTCGGACTGGACATCGTCCGGCGGCTGCTGACCCACAACGATGCCGAGATAGATGTCGAGTCGGTCCCGGGGCGCACCGAGTTCTGCGTCGCGCTGCCACTTGCCGAGACCGGCACCATCGAAAGTCGATCGTGA
- a CDS encoding DUF4870 domain-containing protein: protein MAETSLGLSRKRAAILAYSAGWVTGLLVLWLEGQDRDTRWHAAQSVLGFGALTVLGCACLGVAALGILSSLTVFRAGLWAAQGVVLIGVLLWLWSMVQVALGGTPRWPLIGARVERLAVPS, encoded by the coding sequence GTGGCCGAGACTTCGCTTGGCCTGAGCCGGAAACGGGCTGCGATCCTCGCCTACTCTGCGGGGTGGGTGACCGGGTTGCTGGTGCTCTGGCTCGAAGGCCAGGATCGCGACACACGTTGGCATGCGGCGCAGTCGGTGCTGGGCTTCGGGGCCCTGACCGTGCTGGGCTGCGCATGTCTCGGGGTCGCGGCGCTCGGGATCCTTTCATCGCTCACGGTCTTCCGCGCCGGCCTCTGGGCCGCCCAGGGCGTCGTGCTCATCGGCGTGCTGCTCTGGCTCTGGTCCATGGTGCAGGTCGCGCTCGGTGGCACGCCGCGCTGGCCGCTGATCGGCGCGCGCGTCGAACGCCTGGCCGTTCCCTCGTAA
- a CDS encoding VWA domain-containing protein, which translates to MRRFVSSTALFALLAGVALVAQQGSAQAPAPAPPAQPVQPTQPAAVGPDGVQRPTFRAQIDYVEVSAIVTDDDGNLVTDLKKSDFEILENGKPQTVAVFTPVKIPFEQPQRTLIEGRPLKFDVANNEGARDGRVYVIVLDDYHIGSLRTARVKIAAREFIEKHVATNDQVAVIHASGRSNASQEFTTNKDLMLAAVDRLMGMKVRSATVERLQDYRTRVEQLNAAGSTDAQERAKDMLDPERAFNARSAMDTLRNLSRLLNSVNGSRKAVLFFSEGIDYDITDVMGTMTGSRYASDVLYAMRDAIGAATRSNVAFYTIDPRGLVGISDDEMDMEAPPQDVTLGLNPWNIRDEQRLAQMSLMSLAEETGGAYSVNSNDFTKIYDRIVRDSSSYYLLGYYPTDERRNGSVRRIQVKVNRKDVNVFARKAYQAPKDRDEKKLTESAAGTSLEVREALNSALPTPGLNVSVHAAPFKGTNKTSSVAVTVQVEGQRLGLKEAGDTYTNQLEISMMAMDIVGKVPDGDRANLDLKLRKQTRDLMTQTGIRSVATLDLPPGRYQLRVAAREANNGSLGSVFTDLIVPDFSSDPLSMSGILLSSSAAQLTPTPRMVEEFKKLLPAPPTTTRGFATVESIFGYVDVYDSLQPAHSTDIITTVTRVDGTKVFTTTEERKSSEFGGLKGGGFGAQFEVPLKEFAPGLYVLRVEAKPRLDKQPVSRELTFAVYGPPAVGTTASATRIVPIAHGPLSNGSTARESVVRNPEDWNKLWASLPTKQAAPQVAFDQMMVVGVFVGNRPTTGYTVEITGARKEGDTLVIQWREVPPATGSSVNATVTTPFAVAGLPRHDGPVTFEKAGS; encoded by the coding sequence ATGCGTAGATTCGTGTCCTCCACGGCGTTGTTCGCGCTGCTGGCCGGTGTTGCCCTCGTGGCCCAGCAAGGCAGCGCCCAGGCGCCCGCGCCGGCCCCACCTGCCCAGCCTGTCCAGCCCACCCAGCCCGCGGCCGTCGGTCCCGACGGCGTCCAGCGTCCGACGTTCCGCGCCCAGATCGACTACGTCGAGGTCTCGGCCATTGTCACCGACGACGATGGCAACCTTGTAACCGACCTGAAGAAATCCGACTTCGAGATCCTGGAGAACGGCAAGCCGCAGACCGTCGCCGTGTTCACGCCGGTCAAGATTCCGTTCGAGCAACCGCAGCGGACGCTGATCGAGGGACGGCCGCTGAAGTTCGACGTGGCCAACAACGAGGGCGCACGTGACGGACGCGTCTACGTGATCGTGCTCGACGACTACCACATCGGGTCGCTGCGCACGGCACGGGTCAAGATCGCCGCCCGGGAATTCATCGAGAAGCATGTCGCCACCAACGACCAGGTCGCGGTGATCCACGCCAGCGGCCGCAGCAACGCGTCGCAGGAGTTCACGACCAACAAGGACCTGATGCTCGCGGCGGTCGACAGGCTGATGGGCATGAAGGTCCGATCGGCCACCGTCGAGCGGCTGCAGGACTACCGTACCCGCGTCGAGCAACTGAATGCGGCGGGGTCCACTGACGCGCAGGAAAGGGCCAAGGACATGCTCGATCCGGAGCGGGCCTTCAACGCGCGTTCGGCGATGGACACCCTGCGCAACCTGTCGCGCCTGCTCAACTCGGTCAACGGCAGCCGCAAGGCGGTGCTGTTCTTCAGCGAAGGTATCGATTACGACATCACCGACGTGATGGGCACGATGACCGGCTCGCGTTACGCCAGCGACGTCCTCTACGCGATGCGCGACGCGATCGGCGCGGCCACGCGCAGCAACGTCGCGTTTTACACCATCGACCCACGCGGCCTGGTCGGCATCAGCGACGACGAGATGGACATGGAAGCGCCGCCGCAGGACGTGACGCTCGGACTGAATCCCTGGAACATCCGCGATGAGCAGCGCCTGGCGCAGATGAGCCTGATGTCGCTCGCCGAGGAAACGGGCGGCGCGTATTCGGTCAACAGCAACGACTTCACGAAGATCTACGACCGCATCGTCCGCGACAGCAGCTCGTACTACCTGCTCGGGTACTACCCGACCGACGAGCGCCGCAACGGCAGCGTCCGCCGCATCCAGGTGAAGGTCAACCGCAAGGACGTCAACGTCTTCGCGCGCAAGGCGTACCAGGCGCCCAAGGACAGGGACGAGAAGAAGCTGACCGAATCAGCGGCCGGCACGTCTCTCGAAGTCCGCGAGGCGCTGAACTCGGCGCTGCCGACACCCGGTTTGAACGTGTCGGTGCACGCGGCCCCGTTCAAGGGCACCAACAAGACCTCCTCGGTTGCGGTGACGGTGCAGGTGGAAGGCCAGCGTCTCGGGCTCAAGGAGGCGGGCGATACCTACACGAACCAGCTCGAAATCTCGATGATGGCGATGGACATCGTCGGCAAGGTGCCCGATGGCGATCGCGCCAACCTGGACCTGAAGCTGCGCAAGCAGACGCGCGACCTGATGACGCAGACCGGCATCCGGTCGGTCGCGACGCTGGACCTGCCGCCCGGGCGCTACCAGTTGCGGGTGGCGGCGCGCGAGGCCAACAACGGCTCGCTGGGATCGGTCTTCACCGATCTCATCGTGCCGGACTTCTCCTCCGATCCGCTCAGCATGAGCGGCATCCTGCTCTCGTCGTCGGCCGCCCAGCTGACGCCGACGCCGCGCATGGTCGAAGAATTCAAGAAACTGTTGCCGGCGCCGCCGACGACAACGCGCGGTTTCGCGACCGTCGAGTCGATCTTCGGCTACGTGGACGTGTACGACTCGCTGCAGCCCGCCCACAGCACCGACATCATTACGACCGTCACGCGGGTCGATGGCACCAAGGTGTTCACCACGACCGAGGAGCGCAAGTCCTCCGAGTTCGGCGGCCTCAAGGGCGGCGGCTTCGGGGCCCAGTTCGAGGTGCCGCTGAAGGAATTCGCGCCGGGGCTCTACGTCCTCAGGGTCGAGGCCAAGCCGCGGCTGGACAAACAGCCGGTCTCGCGCGAACTGACGTTTGCCGTCTACGGTCCGCCGGCGGTCGGCACCACCGCCTCGGCGACCCGCATCGTGCCGATTGCGCACGGTCCGCTGAGCAACGGATCGACCGCGCGCGAGTCGGTCGTGCGCAATCCCGAGGACTGGAACAAACTTTGGGCCTCGCTGCCGACCAAGCAGGCCGCGCCGCAGGTGGCCTTCGACCAGATGATGGTCGTCGGCGTATTCGTCGGCAACCGGCCAACCACGGGCTACACGGTCGAGATCACCGGCGCGCGCAAGGAGGGTGACACGCTCGTCATCCAGTGGCGTGAAGTGCCGCCCGCCACCGGGTCCTCGGTCAACGCCACGGTCACCACGCCGTTTGCCGTCGCCGGCCTGCCGCGGCACGACGGACCGGTGACGTTCGAGAAGGCAGGCAGCTAG
- a CDS encoding M24 family metallopeptidase, with product MPLDIAAVQASLAAASLDGWLLYDFHGSNPIAQSLAGLTHAAKMTTRRWYYYIPAAGEPRGLVHAIERHNLDGLPGTMQPYAGRASLDEGLDAMLAGASRIAMEYSPGCDIPYLSRVDAGTFESVRQRGVTVVSSGDLVQQFEAVWTPVQIATHEAASAALYRIKDRAFEVLRTVATGGETITEYALQQQMVDWFANEGLISSDPPVVAVMANAGNPHYLPTASSHQPIGRDQLVLLDLWAKQAALGAVYADITWVAYTGATVPPEMARAFDSIARARDTAVSAVQAALDAGRYARGFEVDRAAREVLVHDGYADVILHRTGHSLGESVHGNGAHLDDYETRDERQLLPGSGFTIEPGLYFPTFGVRTEINVVILGTEARVSGPRQAAITTLAH from the coding sequence ATGCCTCTCGACATCGCCGCCGTCCAGGCGAGTCTCGCGGCGGCCAGCCTGGACGGCTGGCTGCTCTACGACTTCCACGGGTCCAACCCGATTGCGCAATCGCTGGCAGGCCTGACGCACGCGGCGAAGATGACCACCCGGCGCTGGTACTACTACATCCCCGCCGCCGGCGAACCACGAGGGCTCGTTCACGCCATCGAGCGCCACAACCTGGACGGATTGCCCGGAACAATGCAGCCGTACGCGGGCCGGGCGTCGCTCGACGAGGGGCTCGACGCGATGCTCGCCGGTGCCTCCCGAATCGCGATGGAGTACTCGCCCGGCTGCGATATTCCCTACCTATCGCGAGTGGATGCCGGGACGTTCGAGTCGGTCCGCCAGCGCGGTGTCACCGTCGTCTCGTCCGGCGACCTGGTGCAGCAGTTCGAGGCCGTCTGGACGCCGGTCCAGATCGCCACCCACGAGGCCGCCTCCGCCGCCCTGTACCGGATCAAGGATCGGGCGTTCGAGGTGTTGCGGACGGTTGCCACGGGGGGCGAGACCATCACCGAGTACGCGCTCCAGCAGCAGATGGTCGACTGGTTCGCCAACGAAGGGCTCATCAGCTCCGACCCGCCGGTCGTGGCCGTGATGGCCAATGCCGGCAATCCGCATTACCTGCCGACCGCTTCGTCACATCAGCCCATCGGCCGCGACCAGCTCGTGCTCCTTGATCTGTGGGCCAAGCAAGCCGCTTTGGGTGCCGTGTACGCCGACATCACGTGGGTGGCCTACACGGGAGCGACCGTGCCGCCCGAGATGGCGCGCGCCTTCGACTCCATCGCTCGCGCGCGCGACACGGCAGTGAGTGCCGTCCAGGCCGCTCTCGACGCCGGCCGGTACGCGCGCGGATTCGAGGTCGATCGCGCCGCCCGCGAGGTGCTGGTGCACGATGGGTATGCGGACGTGATCTTGCATCGCACAGGCCATAGCCTGGGTGAGAGCGTCCATGGAAATGGCGCCCACCTCGACGATTACGAGACGCGCGATGAACGGCAGCTGCTGCCGGGTTCGGGATTCACGATCGAACCGGGCCTGTATTTTCCGACGTTCGGGGTCCGAACGGAGATCAACGTCGTCATTCTGGGAACCGAGGCTCGTGTGAGCGGTCCGCGACAGGCCGCCATCACGACGCTGGCACACTGA
- a CDS encoding trypsin-like peptidase domain-containing protein — MSTRKTTLFYAVLLAIASVAIGMVLASRLDLSPTSSAQPLTVAPPANSAPISGAIDATTFRTIAREMSPAVVNIRTESTPRTEELTEFFGGEDFLRRFFPDQGQQGQGQGQGQGQGARPNRRQRQAPQSQGAGTGFIIDAAEGLILTNNHVVENANKIEVAFFGDESDIEFEAKIIGRDPLTDSALIQLLRKPGTPLQQVKFGDSDQMQPGDFVVAIGNPFNFNHTVTVGVISALGRPFPVAPQRSVNMLQTDAAINPGNSGGPLLNVRGEVVGINTAILSDRAQASNMGIGFAVPINLVRELVPQLRTGKVTRGMIGVTIAPVGAEAFEDLGLTSRSGAFVSAVTAGGPAATAGIKALDVIVEFNGKAVKNRDQLVDMVTRTKPGSTVPVKVMREGKSTGVNVTIGELDLDAESGPAEEESAVEETAGFGIGLEDITPDVARRLELPRSTTGAIVSEVDPGSPAAEGGLRRFDVITQVNGQPVQSAADASKKLQAIGSGRLARILVMRGGQELGFAIRKD, encoded by the coding sequence ATGTCCACTCGCAAGACCACCCTCTTCTACGCCGTCCTGTTGGCGATCGCATCCGTGGCCATCGGCATGGTCCTGGCGTCGAGGCTCGACCTGTCGCCCACCTCGTCGGCGCAGCCGCTGACTGTCGCGCCGCCAGCCAACAGCGCGCCGATCTCCGGCGCGATCGACGCCACGACGTTCCGGACGATCGCCCGCGAAATGTCCCCGGCCGTGGTCAACATCCGGACCGAGTCCACGCCACGTACCGAAGAACTCACCGAGTTCTTCGGCGGCGAGGACTTCCTGCGGCGGTTCTTCCCGGACCAGGGGCAGCAGGGTCAGGGCCAGGGACAGGGGCAGGGTCAGGGCGCCCGTCCGAACCGCCGGCAGCGCCAGGCGCCGCAGTCACAGGGCGCCGGCACCGGCTTCATCATCGATGCCGCCGAGGGGCTGATCCTCACCAACAACCACGTCGTCGAAAACGCCAACAAGATCGAAGTCGCCTTCTTCGGTGACGAGAGCGACATCGAGTTCGAGGCCAAGATCATCGGTCGCGACCCGCTCACCGACAGCGCCCTGATCCAGCTGCTGAGGAAGCCCGGCACGCCGCTCCAGCAGGTCAAGTTCGGCGACTCGGATCAGATGCAGCCGGGCGACTTCGTGGTGGCGATCGGCAACCCGTTCAACTTCAACCACACCGTGACCGTCGGCGTCATCAGCGCCCTCGGCCGGCCGTTCCCGGTCGCGCCGCAGCGCAGCGTCAACATGCTCCAGACCGACGCGGCCATCAACCCGGGCAACTCCGGCGGCCCGTTGCTCAACGTGCGTGGCGAGGTGGTGGGCATCAACACGGCCATCCTGAGCGACCGCGCCCAGGCATCGAACATGGGCATCGGGTTCGCCGTGCCGATCAACCTGGTGCGTGAACTGGTGCCGCAGCTGCGCACCGGCAAGGTCACGCGCGGCATGATCGGCGTCACCATCGCCCCTGTCGGTGCCGAGGCATTCGAAGATCTCGGCCTGACCAGCCGGTCGGGCGCCTTCGTGTCCGCCGTCACCGCGGGCGGGCCCGCGGCCACGGCCGGCATCAAGGCCCTCGACGTGATCGTCGAGTTCAACGGCAAGGCCGTGAAGAACCGCGACCAGCTCGTGGACATGGTGACGCGGACGAAGCCCGGCTCGACGGTCCCCGTCAAGGTGATGCGTGAGGGCAAGAGCACCGGGGTGAACGTCACCATCGGCGAACTCGACCTGGACGCGGAGTCCGGTCCGGCCGAAGAGGAAAGCGCCGTCGAGGAGACGGCGGGCTTTGGCATCGGCCTCGAGGACATCACCCCTGACGTCGCGCGTCGGCTGGAACTGCCACGCAGCACCACGGGCGCGATCGTGAGCGAGGTGGATCCGGGCAGCCCGGCGGCCGAGGGTGGGTTGCGCCGCTTCGACGTGATCACGCAGGTCAACGGGCAGCCGGTCCAGAGCGCCGCCGATGCCAGCAAGAAGCTGCAGGCCATCGGCAGCGGTCGCCTCGCCCGCATCCTCGTGATGCGCGGTGGCCAGGAACTCGGCTTCGCCATTCGCAAGGACTAG
- the cyaB gene encoding class IV adenylate cyclase: MIEREIKLEYPSVEAARAAVGALGLPALRRRRLQDDALYDTPDGSLRARSCALRLRRDGQQAIMTFKGKPLPDVMKVRPEIETATADATRTGAILEALGYRVAFRYQKYREEFGDASCVVAIDETPVGVFVELEGEADRITALAEALGFTPGQYLTMSYAGLHGERGAALGLGPHMLFRP, from the coding sequence GTGATCGAGCGGGAGATCAAGCTCGAGTACCCATCCGTGGAGGCCGCGCGTGCCGCAGTCGGCGCGCTCGGCCTCCCGGCACTCCGTCGGCGTCGCCTCCAGGACGACGCGCTCTACGACACCCCGGACGGCAGCCTGCGCGCGCGCAGTTGCGCGCTGCGCCTGCGCCGCGACGGCCAGCAGGCGATCATGACCTTCAAGGGCAAGCCCCTGCCCGACGTCATGAAGGTGCGGCCGGAAATCGAGACTGCCACCGCTGACGCCACGAGGACAGGGGCGATCCTCGAGGCGCTCGGTTATCGCGTCGCCTTCCGCTACCAGAAATATCGGGAAGAGTTCGGTGACGCGTCCTGCGTGGTCGCGATCGACGAGACACCGGTGGGCGTCTTCGTCGAACTCGAAGGCGAGGCGGACCGCATCACGGCGCTGGCCGAGGCCCTCGGCTTCACGCCCGGCCAGTACCTGACGATGTCGTACGCCGGCCTGCACGGGGAGCGCGGCGCCGCCCTCGGCCTCGGCCCCCACATGCTTTTCCGCCCATGA
- a CDS encoding nucleotidyltransferase family protein — protein sequence MTAWPPPALVLTAGLGTRLRPLSDYRAKPAMPVGRDALACHILRRLADAGIREAVLNLHHLPHTITREVGDGSQCGLRVRYSWEQPRVLGSAGGPRHAMPLVDADTLLIVNGDTLCDLPIRALWDAHVASGALVTLGLMPHPQPGRYGGVVIDAPDAAPDTRYRGPDSRLPTPDSRLLSAGAVTAFVPRTSAVPSVHFPGIQIVHRSVLAALPDGVLSESVLEVYPLLMKTEPGAVRGAVFDAHFDDVGTVEDYRRTCRALAGDADGNVIDPLATVAADARLRGCIVWPGARVPSGAVLDDVVVTGHAPLAAGTRLENVVA from the coding sequence ATGACCGCCTGGCCGCCTCCGGCACTGGTGCTCACGGCCGGCCTCGGCACGCGGCTCAGGCCGTTGAGCGACTACCGCGCCAAACCGGCGATGCCGGTCGGCCGCGATGCGCTCGCCTGCCATATCCTGCGCCGGCTGGCAGACGCCGGCATCCGCGAGGCGGTGCTCAACCTTCACCACCTTCCACACACCATCACCCGGGAGGTCGGTGATGGATCGCAGTGTGGCCTGCGCGTGCGCTACTCATGGGAACAGCCCCGCGTCCTCGGGTCGGCCGGAGGGCCGCGCCACGCGATGCCGCTCGTCGACGCCGACACGCTCCTGATCGTGAATGGCGACACCTTGTGCGACCTGCCGATCCGTGCGCTCTGGGATGCGCACGTGGCCAGCGGTGCACTCGTCACGCTCGGCCTGATGCCGCACCCGCAGCCTGGCCGCTACGGCGGTGTCGTCATCGACGCGCCCGATGCCGCCCCTGATACCCGGTATCGGGGACCCGATTCCCGACTCCCGACTCCCGACTCCCGACTCCTGTCGGCCGGCGCGGTCACCGCCTTCGTGCCGCGAACAAGTGCGGTGCCGAGCGTGCACTTCCCCGGCATCCAGATCGTGCACCGCTCGGTGCTCGCCGCCCTGCCGGACGGCGTGCTGTCCGAGAGCGTCCTCGAGGTGTACCCGCTGTTGATGAAGACAGAGCCAGGTGCCGTGCGCGGGGCGGTCTTCGACGCGCATTTCGACGACGTGGGGACCGTCGAGGACTACCGCCGTACGTGCCGCGCACTGGCCGGCGACGCCGATGGCAACGTCATCGATCCCCTCGCCACGGTCGCCGCCGATGCCCGCCTGCGCGGCTGCATCGTCTGGCCGGGCGCTCGTGTCCCTTCGGGCGCCGTCCTGGACGACGTCGTCGTCACGGGCCACGCGCCCCTCGCTGCCGGCACACGCCTCGAGAACGTCGTCGCCTGA
- a CDS encoding aminoglycoside phosphotransferase family protein, which produces MTGRAVADSFQERVEEYLGRSGQRARGVRVVPLTGDASDRRYFRLISPEGQTMVLAAYPAAFDDSLPFLNVTRLLDQMPVPVPDILDEAPDLGLLLLEDLGDVTLQAHLGLASSEEHGKLYREAVRLIAALQHRGAQLASDIYLPYGIAFDEAKLGWEMEFFLKHYLLGYRGVELDEATLAAIRIELRLMVERLAAEPRVLCHRDYHSRNLMLHKQRLYLIDYQDARLGPDTYDLASLLRDSYVDLSDSTVNWLLAYFLALSGRPEAEAEFRERFDLMSLQRNLKALGTFGYQTTAKQNPVYIQYMPRTLRYVRNNLARYRAFGRLHDLLAAHVDELR; this is translated from the coding sequence ATGACAGGACGAGCAGTGGCTGATTCGTTCCAGGAGCGTGTCGAGGAGTATCTCGGGAGGAGTGGGCAGCGCGCCCGCGGCGTGCGCGTCGTGCCGCTCACCGGCGACGCCTCGGATCGGCGCTATTTCCGCCTGATCTCGCCCGAAGGGCAGACGATGGTACTTGCTGCCTACCCGGCGGCATTCGACGACAGCCTGCCGTTCCTGAACGTGACGCGGTTGCTCGATCAGATGCCCGTGCCCGTCCCGGACATCCTCGACGAAGCGCCGGATCTCGGGTTGCTGCTGCTCGAGGATCTCGGAGACGTCACGCTGCAGGCCCATCTCGGGCTCGCCAGTTCCGAGGAACACGGCAAGCTCTATCGAGAAGCGGTGCGCCTCATCGCGGCGCTGCAGCATCGCGGCGCGCAACTCGCCTCGGACATCTACCTCCCGTACGGCATCGCCTTCGACGAGGCGAAGCTCGGATGGGAGATGGAGTTCTTCCTCAAGCACTACCTGCTCGGGTATCGCGGCGTCGAACTCGACGAGGCGACGCTGGCGGCGATTCGCATCGAACTGCGGCTCATGGTGGAGCGGCTCGCCGCCGAGCCCCGCGTCCTGTGCCATCGCGATTACCACAGCCGCAACCTGATGCTGCACAAGCAGCGCCTGTACCTGATCGACTACCAGGATGCGCGCCTCGGCCCCGACACGTACGACCTCGCGTCGCTGTTACGCGACTCCTACGTCGATCTGTCGGATTCGACGGTGAACTGGCTGCTGGCCTACTTCCTCGCGCTGAGCGGTCGGCCCGAGGCGGAGGCCGAGTTCCGCGAGCGTTTCGACCTCATGTCGCTGCAGCGCAACCTGAAGGCACTCGGCACGTTCGGCTACCAGACGACGGCGAAGCAGAATCCGGTGTACATCCAGTACATGCCGCGCACGTTGCGTTACGTTCGCAACAACCTGGCGCGCTACCGGGCCTTCGGTCGCCTGCACGACCTGCTGGCCGCCCACGTCGACGAGCTGCGCTAG
- a CDS encoding sugar phosphate isomerase/epimerase family protein: MDFGLSTHLFHAESLGPAHLEAMAAHGFTAVEVFATRSHLDYHNLQAGRDLASWCAAAGIRLHSIHAPITEFLHGTTWGPPFSTASAQAAHRARTIDECTKALELATVAPFRYLVLHLGVPDEYAPPSGDNQRDAVLKTLDALVPVAERVGVRLAVEVIPNALSTARELVRLIEDEDLPGLGICLDVGHARLQGDVVEALETVAGYLVTTHLHDNGGRKDDHLLPFDGVIDWPELLIAFQKVGYDGTLMFELAAAADGPSATLHRAGGVRRRIESLLGQDAFSFSEE, from the coding sequence GTGGACTTCGGCCTCTCCACGCACCTGTTCCACGCGGAATCGCTCGGGCCTGCGCATCTCGAGGCCATGGCGGCACACGGCTTCACGGCCGTCGAGGTCTTCGCCACCCGGTCGCATCTCGACTACCACAACCTGCAGGCGGGCCGCGACCTGGCGTCGTGGTGTGCAGCCGCCGGCATCCGGTTGCACAGCATCCACGCGCCGATCACCGAGTTCCTGCACGGGACCACGTGGGGGCCGCCGTTCTCCACCGCGTCGGCGCAGGCCGCGCATCGCGCTCGCACCATCGACGAGTGCACGAAGGCGCTCGAACTGGCGACGGTGGCGCCATTCCGCTACCTGGTGCTGCACCTCGGCGTTCCCGACGAATACGCGCCGCCGTCCGGAGACAACCAGCGGGATGCGGTGCTGAAGACGCTCGACGCCCTCGTGCCGGTGGCCGAACGCGTTGGCGTGCGGCTCGCGGTGGAGGTGATTCCCAATGCCCTCTCGACCGCCCGCGAATTGGTTCGTCTCATCGAGGACGAAGACCTGCCGGGGCTCGGCATCTGCCTGGATGTCGGTCATGCGCGGCTGCAAGGCGACGTCGTCGAGGCCCTCGAGACCGTGGCCGGCTATCTCGTCACGACACACCTGCACGACAACGGCGGCCGGAAGGACGACCATCTCCTGCCGTTCGATGGCGTCATCGACTGGCCCGAACTGCTGATCGCCTTCCAGAAGGTCGGCTACGACGGCACCCTCATGTTCGAGCTGGCTGCAGCCGCCGACGGGCCGTCGGCGACGTTGCATCGCGCCGGCGGCGTGCGACGGCGCATCGAATCGCTGCTCGGGCAAGACGCGTTCTCGTTCAGCGAAGAGTAG